One Diabrotica virgifera virgifera chromosome 3, PGI_DIABVI_V3a genomic window carries:
- the LOC114334360 gene encoding lactosylceramide 4-alpha-galactosyltransferase — protein MMKFYFKYRRRWMTFLIYFTLAVITIVLIHSLITEKNTIQCYRIKTEKSLPSIANFNPQPGKSIFFHETSCRSFYRGKIWISSRQACAVESVAKLNPNKEVYLLYTSPMDFKFEGDESDRFLKVILSYPNVKILHLDYENYTRGSPVEDLYRSGKIESSRHVVAHASDVLRYLTLWKYGGLYMDLDVIALKPVDDLEDNYAGIESSSVVASGVLNFDAAGEGHKLVERCLMDLKENFDGHVWSKNGPGVITRLLESLCKANKTEDMLNNDCEGFTPYPSHTFYPVPWQKWKMYFEEESFEAVMNMTQNSFAIHAWNKLSEETKIPLTANVPYLYFAKKFCPKVVDACDEVF, from the exons ATGATGAAATTTTACTTCAAGTACAGACGAAGATGGATGACATTCCTGATATATTTTACCTTAGCGGTGATTACAATCGTCCTAATTCATAGCCTCATAACCGAAAAAAACACCATACAATGTTACCGCATAAAGACTGAAAAATCTCTTCCTAGCATAGCAAATTTCAACCCGCAACCGGGGAAATCGATATTTTTTCATGAGACTTCTTGTCGATCGTTTTACAGAGGAAAGATCTGGATAAGCTCGAGGCAAGCTTGCGCTGTGGAGAGTGTGGCAAAGTTAAATCCCAATAAAGAGGTTTATCTGCTCTATACGTCACCTATGGATTTTAAGTTTGAAGGAGATGAATCTGATAGGTTTTTGAAGGTGATTTTGAGTTACCCCAATGTGAAAATTTTGCATTTAGATTATGAGAATTATACCAGAGGATCTCCAGTGGAAGACCTTTACAGATCTGGAAAAATTGAAAGTTCTCGGCATGTGGTGGCGCATGCTAGTGATGTATTACG ATACCTAACTCTCTGGAAATATGGGGGATTATACATGGATTTGGATGTCATTGCTCTTAAACCGGTGGACGATCTAGAAGATAACTATGCTGGCATAGAATCTAGCTCTGTTGTAGCATCAGGAGTTTTAAATTTCGACGCGGCTGGAGAGGGACACAAACTCGTAGAGCGATGTTTGATGGACCTCAAAGAAAATTTTGATGGCCATGTGTGGTCGAAGAATGGACCTGGAGTTATAACCAG gTTACTGGAATCTCTATGCAAGGCAAATAAAACAGAAGATATGCTAAATAACGATTGCGAGGGATTTACCCCCTACCCTTCGCACACTTTTTACCCAGTGCCTTGGCAAAAATGGAAGATGTACTTCGAAGAAGAATCCTTTGAAGCTGTAATGAACATGACGCAAAATAGCTTCGCTATTCACGCGTGGAACAAACTCAGTGAAGAAACCAAAATACCTCTAACGGCAAATGTACCTTATTTATATTTTGCTAAAAAGTTTTGTCCTAAAGTTGTTGATGCTTGTGATGAAGTATTTTAA